Proteins encoded together in one Nostoc sp. PCC 7524 window:
- the trxA gene encoding thioredoxin, whose product MTTKKQFNSFEEMLSGSDVPVLVDFYAEWCGPCQMMVPILEQVNAQLKDRLRIVKIDTEKYTELASQYEIYALPTLILFKEGRPVDRIEGVLQAPQLVQHLQSLI is encoded by the coding sequence ATGACTACTAAAAAGCAATTCAACAGCTTTGAAGAGATGCTGTCTGGTTCTGATGTACCCGTTTTAGTAGATTTTTATGCTGAATGGTGTGGCCCTTGTCAAATGATGGTTCCGATTTTAGAACAAGTAAATGCTCAACTTAAAGACCGTTTACGAATTGTCAAAATTGACACTGAAAAATACACAGAGTTAGCCAGTCAGTATGAAATTTATGCTCTACCAACACTGATCCTCTTCAAAGAAGGTAGGCCAGTAGATCGCATTGAAGGTGTGTTACAAGCACCACAATTAGTGCAACATCTGCAAAGTTTGATTTAA
- the fabG gene encoding 3-oxoacyl-[acyl-carrier-protein] reductase: MAILSENLKGQVAIVTGASRGIGRAIALELSTYGATVVVNYASSSGAADNLVAEITGAGGEAIALQADVSQADQVDALINAVMDKFKRVDILVNNAGITRDTLLLRMKLEDWQAVIDLNLTGVFLCTRSVSKIMLKQRSGRIINISSVAGQMGNPGQANYSAAKAGVIGFTKTVAKELASRGITVNAIAPGFIATDMTSDLKADEILKYIPLGRYGQPEEIAGMVRFLAADPAAAYITGQVFNVDGGMVM; the protein is encoded by the coding sequence ATGGCGATTTTAAGTGAAAATTTAAAAGGGCAAGTGGCAATTGTCACAGGTGCTTCACGGGGGATTGGACGAGCGATCGCACTAGAATTATCTACCTATGGGGCTACTGTGGTGGTTAATTATGCTAGTTCTAGCGGTGCAGCTGATAATCTCGTGGCAGAAATTACTGGTGCTGGTGGGGAAGCGATCGCTCTCCAAGCTGATGTTTCCCAAGCCGATCAGGTAGACGCACTCATCAATGCTGTCATGGACAAGTTCAAACGCGTTGATATTTTAGTTAACAATGCAGGGATTACCCGTGACACCCTACTTTTACGGATGAAGCTGGAAGATTGGCAAGCAGTGATTGACCTCAATCTCACTGGTGTATTTTTATGTACTCGTTCTGTCAGTAAAATCATGCTGAAACAGCGTTCTGGGCGGATTATCAATATTAGCTCCGTAGCCGGACAGATGGGTAATCCTGGTCAAGCTAACTACAGTGCGGCTAAAGCAGGTGTGATTGGCTTTACGAAAACCGTAGCTAAAGAACTGGCTTCCCGTGGGATCACCGTTAACGCGATCGCCCCTGGTTTTATTGCCACGGATATGACCAGTGATCTCAAAGCCGATGAAATTCTCAAATATATTCCTCTAGGTCGCTACGGTCAACCAGAAGAAATTGCTGGGATGGTGCGCTTCCTGGCTGCTGATCCGGCTGCTGCTTACATTACTGGACAAGTGTTTAATGTCGATGGTGGCATGGTGATGTAA
- a CDS encoding glycosyltransferase family A protein translates to MLVFVMPLKSQKASKSWQRVTQLFERSLKSACNQTSSNFHVIVVCHEKPEIDFQHPNVTYVQVDFLPAKAKNSTVTGAIDKGRKLLKGVALARQFSPTHIMPIDADDCVSQKLAEFVEKNPTSHGWVVNKGYKYQEGSQHIYIKRRNFYQMCGTCNIIRYDLTYLPENPEYDRDYGYYKFYIEHGKAKASLSEQSVFLKSLPFPGAVYILETGEHLFYNSTRLNFSIFNRKKLNQAIENEFGLHKLQERQLIYQSIN, encoded by the coding sequence ATGCTTGTTTTTGTGATGCCGCTCAAAAGTCAGAAAGCTTCTAAGTCTTGGCAGCGTGTTACACAACTTTTTGAAAGAAGCCTGAAATCAGCTTGTAATCAAACCTCATCTAATTTTCATGTGATTGTTGTTTGCCATGAAAAACCAGAAATAGATTTTCAGCATCCCAATGTCACCTATGTTCAAGTTGATTTTCTACCTGCAAAAGCCAAAAATTCTACAGTCACAGGAGCAATTGATAAAGGACGAAAACTATTGAAAGGAGTAGCTCTGGCTCGGCAGTTTTCTCCTACTCATATTATGCCCATAGATGCTGATGATTGTGTCAGTCAAAAATTAGCAGAGTTTGTAGAAAAAAATCCCACAAGTCATGGTTGGGTTGTCAATAAAGGTTATAAATATCAGGAGGGTAGTCAACATATTTATATTAAAAGACGAAATTTTTATCAGATGTGTGGGACTTGTAATATTATTCGTTATGACTTGACTTATTTGCCAGAGAATCCTGAATATGATCGTGATTATGGATACTATAAATTTTATATAGAGCATGGCAAAGCCAAGGCTAGCTTGTCCGAACAATCAGTATTTCTAAAATCATTACCATTTCCAGGTGCAGTTTATATCTTAGAGACAGGAGAACATCTTTTTTATAATTCAACAAGATTGAATTTTAGCATTTTCAATCGGAAGAAATTAAATCAAGCAATTGAAAATGAATTTGGCTTGCACAAATTACAGGAGCGCCAATTAATTTATCAATCAATAAATTAA
- the hpsL gene encoding hormogonium polysaccharide biosynthesis protein HpsL: MPKLKSKSPRSKKSKQQEKSNTPTLSIKEQLAQKRKAAQARKELISVLTTVSFVSIFVGIVAFAVAGIKVAIPSVLGIIIMSLSYKYPRIALFAFLAYVPFGGTITYYIGNSPILQLAKDAFYFPALIAIWQMCRQKKLPLIVPPAIRTPLFILFGLCMLTLLFINGGQQLNPPSVGLLEQASNEIPIGIGILGLKVFLGYVPLIGCTYYLIRNKQDFLFLSRLQISLILICGVLGIIQYLLLYTGVCEGTRNASGADLFKATLEARCYFGGSLVYSPDQGVIRLPGTFVAPWQWAWFLIASTFFTFATGFSDPSIIWRIVSLGSMATVFINAVVSGQRIALGLVPTCFVILLFLTGQIANLKRFIPIGIGLAAILGIAMVTNPDVVQERTDSFFGRWSASPPQEFIVQQFEENWRSVDTPIGSGLGRATNSARALGRTKLVETYYPKVLYEVGIVGLLGFVALVTTLTIVAFKTYRSIKNRNFRTYGAALWVFILFISYNTYYYPLDVDPVAVYYWFFAGVLFKLPIIDKQEKENENPQATKIKKKGLQAKFF; this comes from the coding sequence ATGCCAAAATTAAAATCAAAATCACCCCGTTCTAAAAAATCAAAACAGCAAGAAAAATCTAACACTCCTACTCTAAGTATTAAGGAACAGTTAGCCCAAAAGCGCAAAGCAGCCCAAGCACGAAAAGAACTCATTAGCGTGCTGACTACTGTCTCGTTTGTCAGTATCTTTGTGGGAATTGTAGCTTTTGCCGTAGCAGGAATTAAGGTAGCGATTCCTAGTGTTTTAGGGATCATTATCATGTCTCTTTCTTACAAATACCCCCGTATAGCTCTTTTCGCTTTTTTAGCCTACGTACCATTTGGAGGAACCATAACCTACTACATTGGTAACAGCCCTATACTGCAATTGGCAAAAGATGCTTTCTACTTTCCCGCTTTAATTGCCATTTGGCAAATGTGTCGCCAGAAAAAACTACCTTTAATTGTCCCCCCAGCAATTAGAACGCCACTATTTATTTTATTTGGTTTATGTATGCTAACTCTTCTGTTCATCAATGGTGGACAGCAATTAAATCCACCCAGCGTGGGACTCCTCGAACAAGCTAGTAATGAAATACCTATTGGTATAGGTATTCTGGGGTTAAAAGTATTTTTAGGCTATGTACCATTAATTGGCTGCACTTACTATTTAATTCGCAACAAACAGGATTTTCTATTTCTATCCCGCTTACAGATTAGCCTCATCCTCATCTGTGGAGTATTAGGTATTATTCAATACTTACTTTTATATACCGGAGTCTGTGAAGGTACTAGAAACGCATCGGGAGCTGACTTATTTAAAGCCACACTAGAAGCCCGATGTTACTTTGGTGGTTCCTTAGTTTATAGTCCAGACCAAGGGGTGATTCGTCTACCAGGAACTTTTGTCGCTCCTTGGCAGTGGGCATGGTTTTTAATTGCCAGCACCTTTTTTACCTTTGCAACAGGTTTCTCTGATCCTTCCATAATTTGGCGGATTGTCAGTCTAGGCTCTATGGCTACGGTGTTTATTAATGCAGTTGTCTCTGGACAGAGAATTGCTCTTGGGCTAGTACCAACTTGTTTTGTAATTTTACTATTCTTGACTGGTCAAATTGCTAACCTGAAACGATTTATTCCCATTGGTATAGGACTGGCTGCTATCTTGGGAATTGCGATGGTGACTAACCCTGATGTCGTCCAAGAGAGGACGGATAGTTTTTTTGGTCGTTGGTCAGCTTCACCACCTCAAGAGTTTATTGTCCAGCAATTTGAGGAGAATTGGCGAAGCGTAGATACTCCCATCGGTAGTGGTTTGGGTCGAGCGACAAACTCGGCGCGAGCTTTGGGTAGAACTAAGTTAGTGGAAACTTACTACCCTAAAGTCTTATACGAAGTGGGAATTGTAGGATTACTGGGTTTTGTGGCTTTAGTTACTACTCTCACAATCGTAGCCTTTAAAACTTATCGATCCATAAAAAACCGTAATTTCCGAACTTACGGCGCAGCTTTATGGGTGTTTATATTGTTTATTAGTTACAACACTTACTACTACCCTCTAGATGTCGATCCAGTAGCTGTGTATTATTGGTTCTTTGCGGGAGTATTGTTTAAACTACCAATCATAGATAAACAAGAGAAGGAAAACGAAAATCCTCAAGCAACAAAAATTAAGAAAAAAGGATTACAAGCAAAATTTTTCTAG
- a CDS encoding MraY family glycosyltransferase has translation MNFYDSLKSIGIANPSGSGWLAVAFTFILAWLVTWRLIPTIRKFALRVGWADQPNARRLNQEPLPNAGGLAIYAGVIAALVLASLLRPIELQNVLAQVLTILLGGSILVLVGFIDDQFGLPPSVRLWAQIITALLLFANGISVDVVLGTPIDSILSMLLTVLWIVGITNAVNLMDGMDGLAGGISFITAMSLLGVAAQFPNRAAAILVLAALGGAALGFLRHNFHPSRIIMGDAGAYFFGYVLAATSILGNLQRNTIYALGPAVLFLLLPVLDTTQVFVRRLLAGKNPLSTPGKDHLHHRLLAWGFSQRRAALTLWSITLVCNLLAMRIQGMSAAVIVATTSGIIILLGFTVWHKLRNS, from the coding sequence ATGAATTTCTACGACTCCCTTAAGTCTATTGGCATTGCTAACCCTAGCGGTTCCGGCTGGTTGGCAGTAGCATTTACGTTTATCTTGGCTTGGTTGGTAACTTGGCGTTTAATTCCCACAATTCGTAAATTCGCTTTGCGGGTAGGTTGGGCTGACCAACCAAACGCCCGAAGACTCAACCAAGAACCATTGCCGAATGCAGGCGGTTTAGCTATTTATGCGGGAGTAATTGCCGCATTGGTACTAGCTAGCCTTTTGAGACCCATTGAACTGCAAAATGTCTTAGCTCAGGTACTGACTATTTTACTGGGAGGTTCAATCCTAGTCTTGGTCGGCTTTATTGACGATCAGTTCGGATTACCCCCCTCTGTACGGTTATGGGCGCAGATTATTACGGCACTGTTACTGTTTGCTAATGGTATTAGTGTTGATGTTGTTCTAGGTACGCCTATTGACTCAATTCTCTCGATGTTATTGACGGTGCTGTGGATCGTGGGGATTACCAATGCTGTCAACTTAATGGATGGGATGGATGGCTTGGCTGGAGGAATTAGCTTTATCACTGCCATGAGTTTACTAGGAGTCGCTGCCCAGTTTCCCAATCGGGCTGCGGCTATCTTAGTGTTGGCAGCCTTGGGGGGTGCAGCCTTGGGCTTTTTGCGCCATAACTTCCACCCCTCAAGGATTATCATGGGTGATGCCGGAGCCTACTTCTTTGGTTATGTGCTGGCTGCTACCAGTATTTTAGGTAATCTGCAACGGAATACCATTTATGCTCTAGGCCCCGCAGTTTTATTTCTGCTGTTACCTGTACTAGATACTACACAAGTGTTTGTCAGACGGCTGTTAGCAGGTAAAAACCCGCTCAGTACCCCTGGTAAAGACCACTTACACCATCGTCTCCTGGCTTGGGGATTTTCTCAACGCCGTGCAGCACTTACTTTATGGTCAATTACCTTAGTTTGTAACCTGCTGGCTATGAGAATCCAAGGTATGAGTGCCGCCGTGATTGTTGCCACTACCAGTGGGATTATTATCCTCCTCGGCTTTACTGTTTGGCACAAACTCCGTAACAGTTGA
- the glmM gene encoding phosphoglucosamine mutase: MVSSITRNQGDIRVVSGTESEKLGKELERYEALNLLSLPNNPLFGTDGIRGRVGELLSAPLALQVGFWAGVVLRTHANRVGPVILGQDSRNSSDMLAMAVSAGLTAAGIEVWYLGLCPTPCVAYLTSSSEAIGGVMISASHNPPEDNGIKIFGVDGAKLPPALQAEIETGLRGKTTFIDSVSHYGRHYSRWELIGNYGEALKQPLQASGNLQGIKIVLDLAWGAAVGLAPSVFEQMGAEVICLHNQADGDRINVNCGSTHLEILQATVQEHHADLGFAFDGDADRVLAVDHTGRPVNGDYILYLWGQHLKQQQQLPDNLIVSTVMANLGFERAWQQQGGQLIRTAVGDQYVQAEMLKTGGMLGGEQSGHILCRHYGITGDGLLTALHLASLVKQAGVSLAELVDQSFETYPQLLRNVRVVDRDRRLSWQNCEPVQQAIASAEAAMGDGGRILVRASGTEPVIRVMVEAANAELANYWTTELVAQVQQHLAI; this comes from the coding sequence ATGGTTTCATCAATAACTCGGAATCAAGGTGACATTCGAGTAGTTTCTGGTACTGAATCTGAGAAATTGGGGAAAGAACTGGAGAGGTATGAGGCGCTAAATTTACTATCTCTACCAAACAATCCTCTATTTGGTACGGATGGGATTCGTGGCAGAGTAGGAGAATTACTGAGTGCGCCTCTAGCATTGCAAGTGGGTTTCTGGGCTGGTGTAGTTCTACGTACCCACGCGAATCGAGTCGGGCCAGTGATTCTAGGACAGGATTCTCGCAACTCCAGCGATATGTTAGCAATGGCTGTGAGTGCTGGGTTAACAGCTGCGGGTATAGAAGTTTGGTATTTAGGATTATGTCCGACTCCTTGTGTTGCTTATCTGACTAGCAGCAGTGAAGCTATCGGTGGAGTAATGATTTCCGCTAGCCATAACCCACCAGAAGATAATGGGATTAAAATTTTTGGCGTAGATGGTGCTAAGTTACCTCCAGCTTTGCAAGCTGAAATTGAAACTGGACTACGTGGTAAGACGACATTCATTGACAGTGTGAGCCATTACGGCAGACATTACTCACGTTGGGAATTAATAGGGAATTACGGGGAAGCGTTAAAACAACCCTTGCAGGCATCTGGGAATCTTCAAGGCATCAAGATTGTTTTAGACTTAGCTTGGGGTGCGGCCGTTGGTTTAGCACCTTCAGTATTTGAACAAATGGGAGCAGAAGTCATTTGTTTGCATAATCAAGCAGATGGCGATCGCATTAACGTTAATTGCGGTTCTACCCACCTAGAAATTTTGCAAGCAACTGTGCAAGAACATCACGCCGACTTAGGTTTTGCCTTTGATGGTGATGCCGATCGCGTCTTGGCAGTAGATCACACAGGCCGCCCAGTCAATGGTGATTACATTCTCTACCTCTGGGGACAGCACCTCAAACAACAGCAACAACTGCCAGATAACCTGATTGTCTCCACTGTCATGGCCAATTTAGGGTTTGAAAGGGCATGGCAACAACAGGGTGGTCAATTGATTCGCACGGCTGTAGGCGACCAATATGTGCAAGCCGAAATGCTAAAGACTGGGGGAATGCTCGGCGGCGAACAGTCTGGACACATCCTGTGCCGTCACTATGGGATTACCGGAGATGGTTTGTTAACAGCTTTACATTTAGCTAGTTTAGTGAAACAGGCTGGTGTTTCCTTAGCGGAATTAGTGGATCAAAGCTTTGAAACCTATCCCCAATTATTGCGGAATGTCCGAGTTGTAGATCGCGATCGCCGTTTGAGTTGGCAAAATTGCGAGCCGGTGCAACAGGCGATCGCCTCTGCGGAAGCCGCAATGGGTGATGGTGGCAGAATTTTAGTCCGCGCTTCTGGGACAGAACCAGTCATCAGAGTAATGGTAGAAGCTGCCAATGCTGAACTAGCTAACTATTGGACAACAGAACTTGTAGCGCAAGTGCAACAACACTTGGCCATTTAA
- the groL gene encoding chaperonin GroEL (60 kDa chaperone family; promotes refolding of misfolded polypeptides especially under stressful conditions; forms two stacked rings of heptamers to form a barrel-shaped 14mer; ends can be capped by GroES; misfolded proteins enter the barrel where they are refolded when GroES binds), whose amino-acid sequence MAKIISFDEESRRALERGVNALADAVKITLGPKGRNVLLEKKFGTPQIVNDGITVAKEIELEDPLENTGARLIQEVASKTKDVAGDGTTTATVLVQALIKEGLKNVAAGSNPVSLKRGIDKTTEALVAEIAKVAKPVEGSAIAQVATVSSGNDEEVGQMIAEAMEKVTKDGVITVEESKSLTTELEVVEGMQIDRGYISPYFVTNNERMTVEFENARILITDKKISSIQELVPVLEKIARLGQPLLIIAEDVEGDALATLVVNKARGVLTVAAIKAPGFGERRKAMLQDIAILTDGQMISEEIGLSLDTATLEMLGTARKITIDKENTTIVAGSAVKPEVQKRIAQIRKQLEETDSEYDQEKLQERIAKLAGGVAVIKVGAATETELKDRKLRIEDALNATKAAVEEGIVPGGGTTLIHLSKKVDEIKNSLDGEEKIGADIIKRSLEAPLRQIANNAGAEGSVIVSQVRDSEFNMGYNAATGEFQDLIAAGIIDPAKVVRSALQNAASIAGMVLTTEAIIAEKPEKKPAMPADAGMGGMGGMGGMGGMGGMGGMGMF is encoded by the coding sequence ATGGCAAAGATTATTTCATTTGATGAAGAATCACGGCGAGCCTTAGAACGGGGTGTCAACGCCCTAGCTGATGCTGTGAAAATCACCTTGGGGCCAAAAGGTCGCAACGTACTTTTAGAAAAAAAATTTGGTACACCCCAAATTGTTAACGATGGTATCACTGTCGCTAAAGAAATTGAATTAGAAGATCCTTTAGAAAATACTGGTGCCAGACTCATCCAAGAGGTAGCATCTAAAACCAAAGATGTTGCCGGAGATGGGACAACCACTGCTACTGTTTTAGTCCAAGCCTTGATTAAAGAAGGTTTGAAGAACGTGGCAGCTGGTAGCAACCCCGTGAGTTTAAAGCGTGGCATTGATAAAACTACTGAAGCACTTGTAGCAGAAATTGCTAAGGTAGCCAAACCAGTAGAAGGCAGTGCGATCGCTCAAGTTGCCACTGTTTCATCTGGTAACGATGAAGAAGTCGGCCAAATGATTGCCGAAGCAATGGAAAAAGTCACCAAAGACGGTGTAATTACCGTTGAAGAATCTAAATCCCTCACCACCGAATTAGAAGTAGTAGAAGGGATGCAGATTGATAGAGGTTACATTTCCCCCTACTTCGTCACCAACAACGAACGGATGACGGTAGAGTTTGAAAACGCTCGCATCCTGATCACCGACAAGAAAATCAGCAGCATCCAAGAGTTAGTTCCTGTTTTAGAAAAGATTGCCCGTTTAGGTCAACCTCTGCTGATTATTGCTGAAGATGTAGAAGGAGATGCCTTAGCTACTTTAGTAGTTAACAAAGCGCGGGGTGTGCTGACTGTGGCGGCAATTAAAGCCCCCGGATTTGGCGAACGCCGCAAAGCCATGTTGCAAGACATAGCCATCCTCACCGATGGACAAATGATTTCCGAAGAAATTGGTCTGAGCTTAGATACAGCTACTTTGGAAATGTTGGGAACTGCTCGTAAAATCACCATTGACAAAGAAAATACCACTATTGTTGCTGGTAGTGCTGTCAAGCCTGAAGTCCAAAAGCGGATTGCTCAAATTCGCAAGCAGTTGGAAGAAACTGATTCTGAATACGATCAAGAGAAACTACAAGAACGCATTGCCAAGCTAGCTGGCGGTGTAGCAGTAATTAAAGTCGGCGCAGCCACAGAAACCGAACTCAAAGACCGCAAGCTGCGGATTGAAGACGCACTCAACGCTACCAAGGCGGCTGTAGAAGAAGGTATTGTTCCTGGTGGTGGTACAACCTTAATTCACCTGTCCAAGAAAGTAGACGAAATTAAGAATAGCCTGGACGGAGAAGAAAAAATTGGCGCGGATATCATCAAACGCTCTTTAGAAGCTCCTTTGCGTCAAATTGCTAACAATGCCGGTGCAGAAGGTTCTGTCATTGTCTCCCAAGTCAGAGACAGTGAATTTAACATGGGTTACAACGCTGCTACCGGAGAATTCCAAGACTTAATTGCTGCGGGTATTATCGATCCTGCTAAAGTTGTCCGTTCAGCTTTGCAAAACGCTGCTTCAATTGCTGGTATGGTTTTAACCACCGAAGCGATCATTGCAGAAAAACCAGAGAAGAAACCTGCAATGCCTGCTGATGCCGGTATGGGCGGCATGGGTGGCATGGGCGGCATGGGCGGCATGGGCGGCATGGGCGGCATGGGGATGTTCTAA
- a CDS encoding biliverdin-producing heme oxygenase, protein MSSNLASKLRVGTKKAHTMAENVGFVKCFLKGVVEKSSYRKLVANFYYIYSAMEEEMEKHSQHPIVSKINFPQLNRKHTLEQDLSYYYGANWRENIQLSPAGEAYVQRIREISATEPELLIAHSYTRYLGDLSGGQILKNIAVTAMNLNDGQGTAFYEFDEISDEKAFKAKYRQTLDELPIDDAAGDRIVDEANAAFGMNMKMFQELEGNLIKAIGVMLYNTLTRRRTRGNTELATAE, encoded by the coding sequence ATGAGCAGCAATTTAGCAAGCAAACTGCGTGTAGGTACAAAAAAAGCCCACACAATGGCAGAGAATGTAGGTTTTGTCAAGTGTTTTTTAAAAGGGGTTGTTGAGAAAAGCTCTTACCGGAAGTTAGTGGCTAATTTTTACTACATCTACTCCGCGATGGAAGAGGAGATGGAAAAGCACAGCCAGCACCCAATTGTCTCTAAAATTAACTTCCCCCAACTCAACCGTAAGCATACCTTAGAACAAGACCTGAGTTACTACTATGGTGCTAATTGGCGGGAAAATATCCAATTATCACCAGCCGGGGAAGCTTATGTACAACGCATCCGCGAAATTTCCGCAACCGAACCAGAATTATTAATTGCCCATTCCTACACTCGTTATTTGGGCGATTTATCTGGGGGTCAAATTCTCAAAAACATTGCTGTGACAGCAATGAATCTGAATGACGGGCAAGGAACGGCCTTCTATGAATTTGACGAGATTTCTGATGAGAAAGCATTTAAAGCTAAATATCGTCAAACATTGGATGAACTACCCATTGATGATGCCGCAGGCGATCGCATTGTTGATGAAGCTAACGCCGCCTTTGGAATGAACATGAAGATGTTCCAAGAATTGGAAGGTAACTTAATCAAGGCTATTGGAGTGATGTTGTATAACACCCTCACCCGCAGACGCACACGCGGTAACACCGAACTTGCCACTGCTGAGTAA
- the hpsP gene encoding hormogonium polysaccharide biosynthesis glycosyltransferase HpsP: protein MKILQIVPSISLVYGGPSQMVLGLAPALAKEGVQVTVLTTDSNGDTGQKPLDVPLNVPIPQDGYEIIYFRCAPFRRYKFSLDLLNWLKIHANKFDLAHIHALFSPVSSAAAVLCSQQTLPYILRPLGTLDPADLMKKKQLKRLYVNIIERRNLAKAAAIHFTSEQEAKISERFGVATRDLVIPLGVIPPQSSSQNGRNLVSIKFGIPEDVPLVLFMSRLDPKKGLNLLLPALEKLLDLGNKFHFVLAGASPQDPDYEQKIKDKIANSSLKQHTTITGFVSGELKASLLQAADLFVLPSYYENFGIAVAEAMVAGKPVVISDQVHIWEQVRDSESGWVGTTDVESLVGLLQEALQNPQECQRRGFNARNYALENFSWDAIAKQTIQAYQAIIAKQLN from the coding sequence ATGAAAATTTTACAGATTGTTCCATCTATTTCTTTAGTTTATGGTGGCCCTAGTCAAATGGTGTTAGGACTAGCCCCTGCTTTGGCTAAAGAAGGGGTACAAGTTACGGTACTGACCACTGATAGCAATGGTGATACTGGTCAAAAACCTCTGGATGTACCTTTAAATGTTCCTATCCCACAAGATGGTTATGAAATTATCTATTTTCGCTGTGCGCCATTTCGTAGATATAAATTTTCTTTGGATTTACTAAATTGGTTAAAAATCCACGCCAATAAGTTTGACTTGGCACATATTCATGCTTTATTTTCTCCTGTTAGTAGTGCGGCGGCGGTTCTGTGTAGTCAACAAACACTCCCCTATATTTTACGTCCATTAGGAACGCTTGACCCGGCTGACTTAATGAAGAAAAAGCAATTGAAAAGGCTGTATGTAAACATTATTGAACGTCGCAATTTAGCTAAAGCAGCCGCAATTCATTTTACCAGTGAGCAAGAAGCAAAAATCTCGGAAAGATTTGGTGTAGCTACAAGAGATTTAGTAATTCCTTTGGGTGTGATTCCTCCTCAATCTTCGTCCCAAAATGGAAGAAATCTAGTCAGTATTAAGTTCGGTATACCAGAGGATGTTCCTTTGGTGCTGTTTATGTCACGACTTGACCCCAAAAAAGGTTTAAATTTGTTACTTCCAGCACTAGAAAAGCTTCTAGATTTGGGTAATAAGTTTCATTTTGTTTTAGCTGGTGCAAGTCCCCAAGACCCAGATTATGAACAAAAAATCAAAGACAAAATTGCTAATTCATCTTTAAAACAGCACACTACTATTACAGGTTTTGTCAGTGGTGAATTGAAAGCTAGTCTACTACAAGCGGCTGATTTATTTGTCTTACCTTCCTACTATGAAAACTTTGGTATTGCTGTAGCTGAGGCAATGGTAGCAGGAAAACCTGTTGTAATTTCCGACCAAGTGCATATTTGGGAACAGGTGCGTGATAGTGAATCTGGTTGGGTAGGAACAACAGATGTAGAATCTTTGGTAGGCTTACTGCAAGAAGCTTTACAAAATCCCCAAGAATGTCAGCGTCGGGGTTTCAATGCGAGAAATTATGCCTTAGAAAATTTTAGCTGGGATGCGATCGCTAAACAAACTATTCAAGCCTATCAAGCAATTATCGCCAAGCAGTTAAATTAA